One Bosea sp. 685 DNA segment encodes these proteins:
- the pimC gene encoding pimeloyl-CoA dehydrogenase large subunit, which yields MDLRFTPEEIAFRDEVRQFFRTEVPADIRKKVSEGRGMTREDYITSQRVLNAKGWAVPHWPREWGGQDWTPIQRYIFTEEMLLAAVPLPLQFNCYMVGPVIAAFGNQAQKEKHLAKIANLDEWWCQGFSEPGAGSDLASLKTKAVREGDHYIVNGQKTWTTLGQYADWIFCLVRTDPAAKKQAGISFILIDMKTPGITVRPIITLEGRHEVNEVFFDNVKVPVENLVGEENKGWDYAKFLLANERTGIARIGLSKERLARIKRLAREMPAGEGTLWDDRDFRERVAEVEIELKALEITQMRVVAAQGKRDPNKPDPASSILKIKGSQLQQATTELLLEVAGPFALAAPVRSGDLTNDWPFDYDWADAAAASYFNNRKVSIYGGSNEIQKNIIAKAVLGL from the coding sequence ATGGACCTTCGCTTCACGCCTGAGGAGATCGCGTTCCGCGACGAGGTGCGGCAGTTCTTCCGTACCGAAGTCCCGGCCGATATCCGCAAGAAGGTCTCTGAAGGCCGCGGCATGACGCGCGAGGATTACATCACCTCGCAGCGCGTGCTGAACGCCAAGGGCTGGGCCGTGCCACATTGGCCCAGGGAATGGGGCGGGCAGGACTGGACGCCGATCCAGCGCTACATCTTCACCGAGGAGATGCTGCTGGCGGCCGTGCCGCTGCCGCTGCAGTTCAACTGCTACATGGTCGGGCCGGTGATCGCCGCTTTCGGCAACCAGGCGCAGAAGGAAAAGCATCTCGCCAAGATCGCCAATCTCGACGAGTGGTGGTGCCAGGGCTTCTCCGAACCGGGTGCGGGTTCCGACCTCGCCTCGCTCAAGACCAAGGCGGTGCGCGAAGGCGACCACTACATCGTCAACGGCCAGAAGACCTGGACGACGCTTGGCCAATATGCCGACTGGATCTTCTGCCTGGTGCGCACCGATCCCGCCGCCAAGAAGCAGGCGGGCATCTCCTTCATCCTGATCGACATGAAGACGCCGGGTATCACGGTTAGGCCCATCATCACGCTCGAGGGGCGCCACGAGGTCAACGAGGTCTTCTTCGACAACGTCAAGGTGCCGGTCGAGAACCTGGTCGGCGAGGAGAACAAAGGCTGGGACTACGCAAAATTCCTGCTGGCGAACGAGCGCACCGGCATCGCCCGCATCGGCCTCTCCAAGGAGCGGCTGGCGCGGATCAAGCGCCTGGCCAGGGAGATGCCGGCCGGCGAGGGCACGCTCTGGGACGACCGCGATTTCCGCGAGCGGGTGGCCGAGGTCGAGATCGAATTGAAGGCGCTGGAGATCACGCAGATGCGGGTCGTCGCCGCGCAAGGCAAGCGCGACCCCAACAAGCCCGATCCAGCCTCCTCGATCCTGAAGATCAAGGGCTCGCAGCTCCAGCAGGCGACGACGGAGCTTTTGCTGGAGGTGGCCGGGCCCTTCGCATTGGCTGCTCCGGTGCGCTCGGGCGACCTGACCAATGACTGGCCCTTCGACTATGACTGGGCCGATGCGGCGGCGGCGAGCTACTTCAACAACCGCAAGGTCTCGATCTATGGCGGCTCGAACGAGATCCAGAAGAATATCATCGCGAAAGCGGTGCTCGGATTGTGA
- a CDS encoding AMP-binding protein — protein sequence MSAAGNSGLRPVWQQRFPKACDWEARVETGIVPDLLAAAVAARPDAPAIEFRERRTSYAELDAMVAQLAAGLIADGVKPGDRVALLLPNTLWHPVAFFAIARCGASVVHLSALDAPRELEHKLKATKPGRLITTNLPGFLPNALKLLEAGGVPRLLVGEDGRWGPGEAAPSAIPNQANVARLDDLMDAAPPASWPVVSPDDVMLLQFTGGTTGLPKAAMLSHGNLVSAVNIYRLWTDGEPLEPGAQKTICVLPLFHIYALTTLLLRHIRDGNEILLRQRFDVETLIADIAVKRATLFSGVPTMWFALLNREGVEAVDFCSLRSCVSGGAPLPFEVQTKLEGILGVRLNNGWGMTETAPAGSRVPGDAKPRPGLIGVPLPGITMKIVSLEPERDEFPPGEIGEIAIKGPNVFKGYLDDAAATQEAFHEGWFLTGDLGRMDEDGLFEIVDRRKNMIISSGYNVYPVAIESAIYEHPAVQEVVVIGVDDAYRGQAAKAFVKLKAGHVPFSLEELSAFLKDRLGRHEMPRALEFRESLPRSAAGKLLAKVLVAEEKQKQAASTATDSAA from the coding sequence ATGAGCGCGGCCGGGAATTCCGGTCTGAGGCCGGTCTGGCAGCAGCGCTTCCCCAAAGCCTGCGACTGGGAGGCGCGCGTCGAGACCGGCATCGTGCCGGATCTGCTGGCGGCTGCCGTGGCGGCGCGCCCGGATGCGCCCGCGATCGAATTCCGCGAGCGCCGGACGAGCTATGCCGAACTCGACGCCATGGTCGCGCAGCTGGCGGCCGGATTGATCGCCGACGGCGTCAAGCCTGGCGACCGCGTCGCCCTGCTCCTGCCCAACACGCTCTGGCATCCGGTCGCCTTCTTCGCCATCGCGCGCTGCGGGGCGAGCGTGGTGCATCTCTCGGCGCTGGATGCGCCGCGCGAGCTGGAGCACAAGCTCAAGGCGACGAAGCCGGGTCGGTTGATCACAACCAATCTGCCAGGCTTTCTGCCGAATGCGCTGAAGCTGCTGGAGGCGGGCGGCGTCCCGCGCCTGCTCGTCGGCGAGGATGGCCGCTGGGGGCCGGGCGAGGCCGCGCCATCGGCGATCCCGAACCAGGCGAACGTCGCCCGGCTCGACGACCTCATGGACGCAGCTCCACCGGCGTCATGGCCTGTCGTCTCGCCCGACGACGTCATGCTGCTGCAGTTCACCGGCGGCACCACCGGCCTGCCCAAGGCGGCGATGCTGAGCCATGGTAACCTCGTCTCCGCCGTGAACATCTATCGGCTCTGGACCGATGGTGAGCCGCTGGAGCCCGGCGCGCAGAAGACGATCTGCGTGTTGCCGCTGTTCCATATCTACGCGCTGACGACGCTGCTGCTGCGCCATATCCGCGATGGCAACGAGATCCTGCTGCGCCAGCGTTTCGATGTGGAGACGCTGATCGCCGATATCGCGGTCAAGCGCGCGACGCTGTTCTCCGGCGTGCCGACGATGTGGTTCGCGCTGTTGAACCGTGAAGGCGTCGAGGCTGTCGACTTCTGCTCGCTGCGCTCCTGTGTCTCCGGCGGCGCGCCATTGCCCTTCGAGGTGCAGACGAAGCTCGAAGGCATTCTCGGCGTCCGGCTCAACAATGGCTGGGGCATGACCGAGACCGCGCCGGCGGGCTCGCGCGTGCCCGGCGACGCCAAACCGCGGCCGGGGCTGATCGGCGTGCCCTTGCCGGGCATCACCATGAAGATCGTCTCGCTCGAGCCCGAGCGCGACGAGTTTCCGCCCGGCGAGATCGGCGAGATCGCGATCAAGGGTCCCAATGTCTTCAAGGGCTATCTCGACGACGCGGCCGCGACGCAGGAGGCCTTCCATGAGGGCTGGTTCCTGACCGGCGATCTCGGCCGGATGGATGAGGACGGGCTGTTCGAGATCGTCGACCGCCGCAAGAACATGATCATTTCAAGCGGCTACAACGTCTATCCCGTCGCGATCGAGAGCGCGATCTACGAGCATCCGGCGGTGCAGGAGGTCGTCGTGATCGGCGTCGATGACGCCTATCGCGGCCAGGCTGCCAAGGCCTTCGTCAAGCTGAAGGCCGGCCATGTGCCGTTTTCGCTGGAAGAGCTCTCCGCCTTCCTGAAGGACCGGCTCGGCCGGCACGAAATGCCGCGCGCGCTGGAATTCCGCGAGAGCCTGCCGCGCAGCGCCGCCGGCAAGCTGCTGGCCAAAGTGCTGGTGGCCGAGGAAAAACAGAAACAGGCGGCTTCGACCGCTACCGATTCCGCCGCATAG
- a CDS encoding acetyl-CoA C-acyltransferase yields the protein MTEAVIVSTARTPIGKAHRGAFNQLRGADMAAHAIRHALARAKVEPEAIEEVVLGCGYPEAATGGNVARHAALVAGIPVQSAGVTVSRFCASGLEAIAHAARRVILDGVPVAVGGGVESISLVQPVVRRELTQNDWLMANKPTIYTSMIETADNVAQRYGISRERQDEFSLESQRRTASAQQRQLFDDEIVPMSAVMAVTDKASGEVRQEEVTLSKDEGNRPDTTLEGLLKLKPVRGEDHFVTAGNASQLSDGASASVVMSAQEAARRGLSPLGTFRGFASAGCEPDEMGIGPVFAVPRLLERNGLTVADIDLWELNEAFASQSLYCRDVLGIDPEKVNVNGGAIAIGHPFGMSGARLVGHALLEGRRRKARYAVVTMCVAGGMGCAGLFEINN from the coding sequence ATGACCGAAGCCGTCATCGTCTCCACTGCCCGCACGCCGATCGGCAAGGCCCATCGCGGCGCCTTCAACCAGCTCCGCGGCGCCGATATGGCCGCCCATGCGATCCGTCACGCGCTTGCCCGCGCCAAGGTCGAGCCCGAGGCCATCGAGGAGGTGGTGCTGGGCTGCGGCTATCCGGAGGCCGCGACCGGCGGCAATGTCGCGCGCCATGCGGCGCTCGTCGCGGGCATTCCGGTGCAGTCGGCCGGCGTCACCGTCAGCCGCTTCTGCGCTTCAGGTCTGGAGGCGATCGCCCATGCGGCGCGGCGCGTGATCCTGGACGGCGTGCCGGTCGCGGTCGGTGGCGGCGTCGAGTCGATCTCGCTCGTGCAGCCAGTGGTCAGGCGCGAGCTGACCCAGAACGACTGGCTGATGGCCAACAAGCCGACGATCTACACTTCGATGATCGAAACTGCCGACAATGTCGCGCAGCGCTACGGCATCTCGCGGGAGCGCCAGGACGAATTCTCGCTGGAGAGCCAGCGCCGCACGGCCTCGGCCCAGCAGCGCCAGCTCTTCGATGACGAGATCGTGCCGATGAGCGCGGTCATGGCGGTGACAGACAAGGCGAGCGGCGAGGTGCGCCAGGAAGAGGTGACGCTGTCCAAGGACGAGGGCAACCGGCCCGATACGACGCTGGAGGGCTTGCTCAAGCTCAAGCCCGTGCGCGGTGAGGACCACTTCGTCACCGCCGGCAATGCCAGCCAGCTCTCGGACGGCGCCTCGGCCAGCGTGGTGATGTCGGCGCAGGAGGCGGCGCGGCGTGGGTTGTCGCCGCTCGGCACCTTCCGCGGCTTCGCCTCGGCCGGTTGCGAGCCCGACGAGATGGGCATTGGCCCGGTCTTCGCCGTGCCGCGCCTGCTGGAGCGCAACGGCCTGACCGTCGCCGACATCGATCTCTGGGAGCTGAACGAGGCCTTCGCCTCGCAGTCGCTCTATTGCCGCGATGTGCTCGGCATCGATCCCGAGAAGGTCAACGTCAATGGCGGCGCGATCGCGATCGGCCATCCCTTCGGCATGAGCGGGGCGCGCCTCGTCGGCCATGCGCTGCTGGAGGGCCGTCGCCGCAAGGCGCGCTATGCCGTCGTCACGATGTGCGTCGCAGGCGGCATGGGCTGCGCCGGCCTGTTCGAAATCAACAATTGA